Below is a genomic region from Eupeodes corollae chromosome 1, idEupCoro1.1, whole genome shotgun sequence.
ATATACAGaactttcaaatttcaattacaGAGACGTGGTAAGacataaatggaaaaaatatcaACTCGGATCTAACAAATATATTCCATATTGTTCTTACTTATATTCCCGCTGTTTAAAGAGGGAGTCCTTCAGTGTTAGATCTTTTTGTCACCAACACTGCTGTAGTTTTTGACAAACTTTCTTCTGATTTTAACCCTGTGCTAGTACAAGTTCTTCATCCTTCGCAAGTACTCGTAATAGAggaataatattttgatttttaaaatactaatgAGGCCAAATTAATAACtgcgcttaaaaaaaaaacaaatgaggtCTTTTATACTGATAGTTAAAAAGCGAATTCTTTTGCTTAAGACTTCAGGAAATATTTATCAAGTATCCCAATAGCTAAGTCTTTAGATACTATAAGTTTGGTAGAATTTTATCTTCTATAACAGAAATATCTCAAGATGAATACGATTCTGTAACGTCGGTGTggcaaattttgtgaaaagatCTTGACCTTCATCCTAACgagacgcaagaactgaagccgctcgaccaccagaagcgtcgtatgttcATGAATTGGTCTGAGGaacaacttgaaaaaaattcggattttcatcATCTTCAGATATGAgtctcatttctggctgaatggcttcgtcaataaacaaaacatgagGAAGCAATtcacacgtactccatgagtcatcattgtaTCCCGAAAACATTACGGTTTGATGTGGCTTATGGGCCAGGCGGGGGCGGGGTCATTGGGACGTACTTCTTTCGTGATGATTAAGACGGGCACGTTACTGTGAGTGGGGATcgctaattaatatttttggccccaattggatcatatggacttggaggacatgcTTTTCCAACAGGACGGTGCCGCGGCGCCACAAGCTACACCGAAAATGtcacaattaatttattggaaaccatgTTTTGAGAAcatgttatctcacgaaatggtcaaGGCGCTTGGCCGCCTCGGTCGTGCGATTTGATGACGTTAgactatttcttattttttgtagattgtattttatatggaaaaacggactgttggatttttatataaaaattactgaatattgaaaacaatattttctgtgaaataaaataagtttgaagccaatatttgtaatttttgaaaagctatttaaatcgaaagtaaatttttaccaagttttcgtattgttttttttttagagttttatttttttgtaaaaaaactgtcaattagatttttttcaaaatttgttcgaatgttgaaaacaattttttgtttaagataaaattattttgaagccaatatttcaaattttttaaaaagatatttaagttgaaaatcaatttttaaaaacttttgttaatttttttttaggtttttaatttttgtacaaaaactgtcaatttgatttttttcaaaattttactaaatgttgacaacaatattttttgaaagataaaagtagtttaaacacaatatatacaatttttgaaaagatatttgagccgaaaatcaatttttaccaacttttatacatttttttttaggtttttattttttgtaaaaaaaaactgtcaattcgttttttctcaacatttttcagaatgttgaaaacaatatttcttataacataaaataagtttgaagtctaaatttcaaggttttgaaaacatatttgaatcgatattcaatttttaccaactttgagtaatgttttttttagatttttattttttataaaaaaaactgtcaatttgatttttctccaaattttatcagattttaaaaacattattcttcgttgctcaaaattgttttggagatgaaatcatatttttgtattttttcagtttttttgatttataaaaaaacccgttagatgttttttttttcaaaaaatatataaaatttaattcaagtctctagcgtttttggttcgtaagatatttagagttagccaaaattttcaccatttttttaaactgctatggtaaataaaaccacccacgcaattttcttgagaaccctttctgcatctttctgccttattgtctgtataaccaaatatatttgaaatcgatatctcttctggttcttgagctatggacgacggaaaaaacgtcgcgaacgtacggacgtacgaacatacgtagacacgcacgcacatacatctttctaaaaatattttatttcggctctagtgACTTTGAAACGTGGAGCAAAAaccggactcattacaataacttcctatgggaagttaataactaaATGAAAGCTTAAACACTTTTTTCCGAAAAATCTGCACTGTTTTTCAAGTTCTTCATTTTGCTGATAACCCCAAAACTGAGTGGCATACAACTGATTTAGAAGTTGCCTctgtttttttctaattgttTAAGTTTGAGGTTGTTTTCATTCCTAAACGCTCATACTCCTTAATGATTTCAATACCTTTTCCAGCGAATTTCCATTTATTATTTCTGGCATAACCAGCCTTTCAGCATATCATTATTTTGGACTTACTCAATTTCAATGTGAGATTCCAAATCTCACAATATTTTTCAGGGTTCAAAATCATGCGAATTAGATCTTGGGGGCTTTCCGATAACAAGCATAGGCATACATGAGTATCCACCAAGAAGCACTTCATTTAGGTCATCAACAAACATAATAAATAGCACAAACCCGTTTTACGACCAATGTTGTTGCAAGCCATTCACACAGATGCTTGCCGTTCTATATCGCTAATTTTGTGTCCAAGTACAAGAACATTAAGCATTTTCGTTAAAATTCCCATCAATGAAGGTTTGTAGAATAGTGACCTTCTATCGACGGAATCAAAAGCGGCTTTGAAGCCTacatacaaaaaacatacaGTTTCCTATGTTGACACTGAAATAACTGTGCAATATTTATAAGGGTGAAAATTTGGccattttttgtatgattttgtttaaaaccagCCTAAAAATCACTTCGAAGGTTTTCAATATGAACCCATCATGGGAGTCTTGCGTACAGTACTAGTGCGAAAATCTTCAATGAACAATTCAAGAAGGAAATACCTCTATAATTCTCTACTGAATCCAAGTCACCTTTTTTGTGTAGTGGAAAAAGAATCGCATTTCGGAAACCTTGTggtaaaatgttttcattaaatatttgattgaacGAATCCAatatcaacattattttttttatagaactaAAAATGTATTCGGTTTTTTCCTGATTCTATGTTATATTTAGTTCTAGCAATAGCATCTTTAACTTCCTTCGAATATATGTGATGGTCTAGGTAGGTAATGATTTACAATTAAAGGAGTGGCCTATtagattattaaaaataaaaataaattaagtggcgcaacagtccttaaagaaccagagcctagtgacttacaactctcaaactttcctgtgtgcgagtactgttgttagggatggaggggacctactgtttaaatgccgaatccgaacggctactttgagaaagcacattttcatggcaagaattactgagaatttgtcaattcctcgcaagaggcaatacccgtgagtAAAACTTTAGGtcgcacaggcagggatcgaatccaagacctctcgcatgacatcCAACGAACTAagcatcataccacgggtactacttattGAATTATTAAACCATTGTTAAAAGTTTGCAGAAGTGGTTTTTAAGGATATTAGGATCCCTCATAGTTATCCCTcttaaaggttttcaaaaacattttacattGCTTGCATTCGAAGCCTTGTGCACTTACTGTCCAAAGTGATTTTTCTTTGAACTCaaacaaattagtttgaaatttttgtttgctttcaaGTACATCTTCTTGGGGATATCCGCTTtgaattttcgaaacaaaataagCAAACCAAATACTATtgtaagaaagaaataaaatacctatctataagatttttcattgaatggtttgataaaatatttaaggtttCCATGCTACAGTGAAAATTTACCCAATtccgaaattatttttggtCCATAGctgtaaaaacatttattattaaaaaaaatgaaatacaaaacatttaatttcaaaacattctactgtatatttcaagttttattattattattaaactcTTCGTAATATTTGTATCTTGCTAATGAACCAATCATTAATATTATTCGACAACTAATGTGACACAAAACAAATTGtctttaaataagtttcattCAAAAGGTACCAACATTTCTCAATGGCTAGttaatctcaaaaactaaaaatgtataCCTATTAATTTATATGTAATTTAACTTGGttgataatgaaaacaaaattaattaattgataatGAAAACAGAATTAATTAAAACGATCTCCATAATTTGAACAAtttacaacaatattaaaaacatacatacatctaAAAGTATCAGCTTTATTTGGAGTGCAAAAATTTGCCTCATGGTGTTTGAGTTCTGGATAATGGATGAATGATATTCTTTCTCATCAGTGTAAAACATCTGTTGAACAAGAATCACATTACCATAattcttttaatcaaaaaaattaaaattaaaatgaaataacagggtgtttctgtttcatttagAACAAAGATTATAATTTCTTGTTATTTGTGAATTGGTATTGctgtgataaaaataaaaacacaacaaaatgagcaatttcatttaaaaatttcaatttctaattttcatttttaagaagggaatttaaaatttctatagAACGTGTGTTCCGTTTTGACAGTTGCTAAAACGTCAATTTCATAGTCTTTATATTCTTATCATAGATAGGCTCAAAAATGTCACAATTTTGTAATATTGAAGTTAATAAACGGACATAATGGGGTTACTTAAAAATGCGGACCGTCTTATTTAAGgtcttaacaaatattttaaataaattgtgattacaaatttaaaaggcaaaatagatttttctttataccttgcaatttaatttcatttagaaCACCCAGTGATCTACCCCCAGGCAGGCGAAGCACCCGACCCTCGCTCGTCCGGCATTTTGGATTGGGATGGGATACTGCTCCTCTATTGTTTCTGGTATATTACTTCAGAGATGGATTACGTCGTCTCGTGGTCCATGATCCGATTCAGTGGAGTGGCAGTCGTGtagctattttttatttttttattttaaagttttattttcaaagtcacACTCTGGGTGAAAACAATTTTCGCCTTCTCGTCGATGGTGTAGTTTAGCCGGAGATGTTTCACGGCAATGTCGCTTCTCAGCTGTTTTCGCGTTCTGATCGCAGCGGTGTTCATATTAATCGTAGTCAATATTTTGATAGCCCCATGATTCAACTTCGGTAGTTAATTAACATCGTTCgtattgttatttttggagAATCCATCAACCAATCCCCCCTTCGCCTTTTCGGTCTGAAACCCTCTCGGCAATTCTCGAAACCATGTGCTGGTGTCTGCGGGTCTATTGGACAGTTTTGCATAATTTATTTGTTCGTTTTCTGGAAAACCTCACAAACGCCTATTACAGTGGATTTTGTTGcgttaaaaaacgaaaaccaatCGGTGAGACGAAAGACAATGATGATTTGTCACCGAATTTTGATGATTATATCATCGTTAGTGAGTATCTGaatgttaattaatttacaaattttattcattttaatattcagtgAACTTTGATTAGCAGTATTTAATTTCTAgtaaacagaaaagaaaaataaacaagtcagacacacacatttttttatgtttatcgTTTACAatcgattaaaattttaatgcgGAATGCTGAATGGATGTTGAgaattgagttgtttttgattcgaaatttttatttgcaaataaaatcgGTGTTGATgtaatgaaaacaatttcataCAACAATTTCGTGCTTAATGTGGGatctttttcgttttctttttcgtgttctgatttttttttgttttttgacagtaTGCCGGATTTCGATTTTTGGAATTtgcaataatatattttcaatgtttaaaatagCAGAGATTGAGTTTCCTGTTTTTATTATGAGGGGATAACATTGAgcatttatgtacattttggCGCCGAGCCgtgaacatatgtatgtaaattaaacaaacaatcaaTGAAGGGATATACGAATTAAAGACGAGGTACTATTACATGCGTTGATTTTCAAATAACATTGGGTATTGAAATgtacttatttgattttaagttaaagtgatttttttttattttttacatatgtTCCTTGATTTTTGTCTATTTACGggataaacaacatttttaatacattaaCGAATTGTAGTCtttggtttttcaaatattcaatggttttattaacttccaataggaagttggaagtttttgtaatcggaaaacacaaaaacctacaaaaaaaaacagcaaaaaccGAGAAggaatggttttcgactcaagtattatgcgAACAGAGAAGGATATAGACTTCAAGTtctttatcaatattttgttaaagtgttTGGAAAATAGGTAGACGTGCAAGGATAGAAATATATACACCTTATCGTTGAAGAGGccccagaaaaaaaaacttctatagGTGTTATTTAAAGATCTCGTTGTCTATTTGTTATCATTTTTTCGAGAATCAACACGAACATGAAACTCTTCATGCTTAGAAGCCAGTTACTATAGAATTActacttagcaaacaaatagctgtaaGCTCTGCTTTTTGCCTGAAAGGTTCATCGCATtgggttaacaacaacattggctggccactccgtaattcttaagtatttagaatcaaagcacacagactacacaatcgcccaactgcaattcgatatAGAAACTACATGCCAGACTTCTATCCCTTCCAAATCTTTCTgagaggatagggcattcctggaagactagtcaatctatttttatacagatgatTCGAAAACGAAAGAAGGGGTTGGTagaggtgtgtactctaaaGTGAAGTGAtaaaggttggttcatttccaacattacttactaagaggttagcaCCAAGGATATATTCAAAAAGAGACTAActtctgtcgttgatattcgtactccCTTATATCGTGTGATGAGGGTTAACTTCGCTCCCAATTATTAGGATACTTTGCCATTCCGCTTCAGTGATGTTTCTCTCAAGTGTTTTACCAAGGTCatggccaagatacgccgacaaTAGCTAGAAACTTCCTCTGgtcgtacagaacggcccgaaaggttgaggttattagaattctcttgtaGCGTGATtacgacaagattcagcaatattgcgaccACTGTAAACTGAAATAATTGTatagaagtcggagacaattctgttccggactccgttggctagagccacgagggatacgtgaaggaattggtgcaagatggtcatcgtgaatcttcacgggcagccattagcgagaaaaagtgttgtgaagtacctcggtatctggttacatcagtatttatatttcgacagacatataaatgcagAGGAGGAGCCTTGgctctgacaaaacggctgttttaaagcagtcggcttgaccccagagtgaaaaaaaggaaaaaaaaaactaaaaaaaaaaggcaataaatataaaaacaaaaaagttatatttgctgctgtggttgttcttgtttaaagtagtttatatgtagaataggtagttttagttagctttaagttttatgtttaccttattttaagtagtttttagataaaaataaaaaaggatattgatattaatttgttctaaattttttaatgaatacaaaaataaatcaaatggaaTTGAAGTTCAATAGATCTTAGAGCCAAAGGGCATTAGAATAAAGTATTATTGTTAAACTTAGAGTGTCtatatgggaccagtaagttagttgtaagttatggttaacttacctagttttatgaatttttgtctagctttagataggtttaagattgaagtaataaaaatgaacttgaaaaaaaggtgcTTAGGACATAGGATTATCATCCCAAaggccttgggttcaatccctggcGGTGCCATCTAATGATTTTTTctacggatactgcctcttgcaaggattTGACAGATCAAAATAGTCAattggattcggcataaaattgtaggtcccctccatccctgacaacaagtactcgcacacaggattgtTTGAGAGTTGTTGGTTGAGGTTCTAAGCGAATTGTTACACCaccttaattatttatttatttttatagaaactgtatggcaagtattgcattcgtgaAAGTATCGAACTCTAAATTTTTGTCAAACatgatggtagaaaagtcgaacAAAATTggtcccccgattccgtccgATTGTCTGTCTGTCGTAgcccctacagcccaaaccatttggtcaattgaaattttctcaaaaatgcgttgaccttttttaatttttgttaacacatacaaatttgttcttcaaaaataaaaaatttgaattttctcaaaaacgaaccgataatttttttttttaaattgtatcttaaattatttttcttaatctgaccaaatataaaaatatttttgtaccgCTCCAGAAGGATACTTCCTATAAAAACTTTGctatgtttttaggttttctcaagaattaatcaaccgatttcaatatttttttctgcaaaagctcttatactgtcttaacattttttttaacttgtaagCGGGTCATCATACtaataagctctaaataactgcatactaaaaatattttaaactcaaattgaaaacatgttttataaaaaattagttaaaaataaaccgctttaagattttcaaatacaaatggcgtttaaatattgaacatttttaaacctcaaaatacaagaaatattttttaaaagactctttttatgtaaatataagCAAATTCGTGCGACAAAGTCTTACCATTCTTCAATGGTACTTTTACAAGAATCTTAAGATTATGACTGTCGATCGAAGGGGTGCCAAGTaacagatatttaaaaatttttaacttcccacagaaagttattgtaatcggtccgatttgttgaagtgaaaattttgacatttctccacgtttcaaggtcctaggGTCgagtacgttcgcgacgttttttcgttgtccatagctcaagaaccagaagagatatcgacttcaaataaattttgttttacagttaatatggtttttaacatatggtaaaatttggagaaaaatcaaattgaaagttttttttacaaaaaataaaattttcgactcaaatatttcttcaaaacttcgagatattagctttaagctacttttatctttttgaaaatattgttgtcaacattcagaaaaattttaagaaaaatcaaattggcagttttttttttactaaaaaataaaaaattgttttcgactaaaaatctacaaaactagatttcaaGCTGAactattgttggtaatttaattcgcatcccagcctcttttttaaattacttttgacATGAGGTGAACTATATAACCCTATAGCTTTAAATTTGGGTCAATATAAGGCAAAAACCGTATAAAATGGTGCTTATACCAGCTGTCCTAGACGCGAGGGTagttttatttggaaataagtttgcttctgtcaaaattttagaacaaaaaaatagaaaacaaatcaaaacgtTGGATTTCCTTTGGatgatttttaccaaaattttagaatattttcttttttttccaatggccttattaagtattatttaaaaatatgttttatttaaacagaatTGAAAACAGCGAAATCCGctgtattattttattgttgaaattgttttcaaacgTTAAGGAAGttacttattttataattaatccTAGTTTTTGACCTCAAGGAATGGACATAGCACGGCAAAAAAtggacaaaatattaatattcgGTAGATTTTCCAGTTGTTGGCGCTTTAAACACTGATGGACTTAGTTCTTTATAACAGATTTTCTCTACGaattgaatttaacttaattaacTTCAATGCAATTTaactcattttcatttttcaggTGATCTAGACTTAGAGTACTATGTAATTCCCACCAAGAAAATAGAAACTGAAGCTTACTATCGTACTGTGGATCGAAAGGCTGCTGAAGAACTACTGACATGTCATGAAGATGGAGCCTGTCTAGTTCGTCCTTACAAAGAACAAGTaggaaatattttatcaattttgatttgtaattaACTCAAACATGTTattaaaacaatacattttatttcaggaTATCTCAATCAAATACGTTGTCACAGTTTATGCCCAACAAAACTATTTCCATTTGTACATTCGGAAGATACTCGGTACCGAAATGTATGGCATTGGTCAAGCCAAACCCtgtgaaaaactttttaacgCACCAAGTGATATTATCGACTATTATAGACTTAACCCACTTTTATgtacaaataagaaaattagTATAAGTCTTAAGCTCATACCAATATCGTAGATACAAATTAcaatgaactaaaaaaaaagaacttatttaattaattgtttataaatgtaGAATTTCTTTACAacataaaattagatttaaaattattttgtacaaatttgttatacatgtattgcattttataattatgttttttttaaaaaaagttttacttaatttagaacaaaaatatagaaaaaaataaaacaaaaatgaattaagttTCTACAATTGCTTTAAAAACACATTGATTGTTTTGCATTAGAGCGGGCCAAAGGaacgcctttataagatcagAACGTCGATCGGAGTGTTGATGACGCTCGTGCTTCTCTGGACGAAGGAATCCTTTAAGAAAATGAAAGttaattataagtttttattctccattaattcattaaatattttacccAGATTGAAATCACTATCCAGATAATACGGACATTTTTGATTTACCATCTTCCAAGCTTGTCGGACGCTATCGCTTATAAATTTGGTTAGTGGCAAGCATGTTTCCAAACATGGATATTCGTGCAGCGTCGATAGAACCTAGAAAATTATATCATAATCATAAGACTTCAGCCATATCAAGTCGAGTCAAGTCATACCTGATTAGACACCTGTCGTTCTATGTCTCCCATTGGAAACGTATCAGCGGTAATATGAAGATGTGCACGCACAGAACGATCCAAAGCCAACGAGATCTCATTCACGCTATCCAATGGACAATTCAGAGTTCGACGCACTTCGATTACTTTGCGTTCACGCATTCCATGACATGCTCGGAACGAAAGCTGTCGATTAAAAGAGATGAGAATTTAATGagaatttctttgattttatagaaaaagaaagtttttatttaaaaattgagtaTCTACGAGATTTTTTATTTAGGAAGGTGGTTTAGATAAATTAATATGGGATGTTGTATAGGGATGGAGAACGAAATTGATGCAATTATTATGATGCTCTTCAATAAattggtttttattaaattgaaatgatatttgcattaatttattttattggatatTTTCTTAATGTTCGTGTAATCATAATTATAGCAGAAAATGATGcccaattttttgttatttttgtaaaaactttcgCTGCCGGAATTGTTTTGGTACATTAAAAATTATACTTCATTTGATAAGAGGAACCCGTCAGATCTAACAGAAGGCTGGAGGCGttgaaatatacatatgtataaaacattatacggaagataatttattttaatttaatttattgtataaCGAGAGGAaggtaataaatataaaacaaaattctaacatttttgtttaaaatgttcaacatttcgtaataatttattaaaaaattaagtcacagaaaaacgaaaaatttattttgcacattgattataataatattttatcatttctaACGAAATCAAATGACATAAGCTGGAAagttaatctttttattttattataaagtttggaaTTTGCCTTTAAGTGCGAAAAATTTCCGCCGGCGTGAGAAAATTTGCCGCATGCGATTCTTTTGACtaaattttaattcacttttcGCCACATTTCGGCTGGTGTCTTATAACTATAACGTGAGTGTTGGTATTTTATAATGAGCCAAGAGTTCAAAGATTATTGATATGATGTTTTGAGTAGCCCttaggaaaaaaaaaccaaccgtTTCAAAACGTATGACCAATTGATGTcaccaaaaacttgaaattatggGAGCAGAGAACTTTTCCGCAATTAGGTCATACTTAGTAATGTAGCTCACCGTCTTTTTGCACCGATAAATATTCAAATGCATGAACTTCAATCACTGACTTCGTATATGCATATGGAATGTTACGGTCATTATAAGACCACGTACAGCTAAAGAATTATTGGAGACCCTAAACtgatataaagaaaatattattactttCCAGGAAATGTTTTTCGTTGGAACCAGACTTAGGCTacaagtcttgagctaaagGTGTGTCAACGAAcacctcatgaccatccgcatcaaaaGCTacattcggcaacattagccaaATATGAGCACATGCACCCgcggaagagaaggatgacagcacaaattattaaaattattctggGCGTATTTAATATATCTTTTGGTGAATAATCGgtaaaaacagcctgcacgacaacatttccgataacggattcaggctcatctATTTTGCTGAGGGGTGAAATTTAATGACAGCTCAACCTTCACAAAGGAACTTAGAGTTCtttagatcaatctaccgtcaaccagattgaccaatTGCGATCGACGACGCTAAACATGCTCCCAGCATCATGAATACTCTTAATTTCCGAGGAGCTTAAAAGTTAAAGACCCAAAGCAAAATATGGAAATGCTGGAAGAAGATAAACCGTCGAAGGGCTACAATCGCAATAGATCGCCAAATCCTCCACGTCACGAAATTGTCTGCCGCAAACACAATGGGTCATATGCTAAAAGATGAGAAAGTTCTCAGAGTCAGAGCTGACGAGCTTGAACTCGCATGTGAGATCGATCGATCGGAATCGGACTCAGTATGCAAAAAACAAGTTCACTCTCTTCAGTTCTGACTAAGTGTTATGAGAACGATCCCAAAGTTCTTTATATACACTTGCACTAGTTAAAACAGTAGTTCATGTATGGTCAATCGGGTCAAGAAGGAAAAATTTCTTCTGATAACGAAAGTGtaattataaaaagtattgcTGGCCATTTTAGTGAATTATAGTGAAAGAGctgaaactaaataaagtttCGTTACTTGTTTGTTTAAATGGTGTCATTATATTTATCGCCCAGTAATATTGCTGAAGAATTTTTATCCATATGattaaataagaaactatttttaaaaatatggtaGTCGTGGACTGATCCTGGCCAGCCAACTTTAATGCTTGTACATTTTTCATCCGCGTTGaaagtacattttaaatttagtgaATAGTATCCTTTTCGGTTGACGTACTCCTCGTGGTGATAGGGTGGTTTCCTCATACGCACAACTCTACTTACTGCTCCATAACCTTTGAGCTTTTTCAATTCTTCAGAAGTGTGTGGGAATATGATCCAATGAATTGGACggcttgcaatttttgttgaGACTTGCTGTACCAACTTAGATATCGTTGATT
It encodes:
- the LOC129942817 gene encoding uncharacterized protein LOC129942817 produces the protein MCWCLRVYWTVLHNLFVRFLENLTNAYYSGFCCVKKRKPIGETKDNDDLSPNFDDYIIVSDLDLEYYVIPTKKIETEAYYRTVDRKAAEELLTCHEDGACLVRPYKEQDISIKYVVTVYAQQNYFHLYIRKILGTEMYGIGQAKPCEKLFNAPSDIIDYYRLNPLLCTNKKISISLKLIPIS